GATCCCTGGCCCCTGGTTTGCATGTTGAAGTGTCTTTGGGTAAGACACTGAACCCAGAATTGAATGTgtatgaatgtttatctgatgagcaggtggcaccttgtatggcatcCTGAAGCCtcgtgtgtgtgaatggttcccaTCGAGCGCTATGAGTAGTCgtttaagactagaaaagcactctATACATGCAGTCCATGCATTAAACTTTTTAGAAATTGTAGGTTTACACATATTAAACTAATACATACACTCAGTGCACTGCTGAACTAGCAGGACTTGTTGTACTCAGTGCAGTAAACAACACGACACTGTAAAGGGTTATTATGTTTGTGTACATGCACTCCACATAGGAGTGCTGCGTTTATTATTACTGACAGGAAATGGCCACAAGGCGGTTATCAGCTTAGTGTAATCTCTGTTTACACTTCCGCCTGTCCGTGCTCATAACTCCATATTAGCTCGGCAGTGTACCATCTCCACTTCCTGCTTGTGTAGTATAACATCCCCTGGTTTTATAATTGCTTTATCCCTCGCTCCTGTAAAACACTCATCTTTGTTTAGACAGTGTCTTTTGTTGCACTGTGAGTCACAGAACAGGATATTTAACTAGGAcgctgtatgtatgtgtcctGATGGGACAGTTTCCTGCTTTATTTATATCCAAAGCTCACGGACATGAAACTCTCCTGGTTGTATTTTTTCGTCCCCCAACATGTATTTCCATTTaaatcttttcttttaaagataatttcagTGATTGTCAGCATAGAAACACAGGCTGCGTTATGTTACAGTCCTATACGTTTGTTATGGACACCAGTTGTAATTCTTTTGACTGTGTTTCTGAGAAATCagttttttcatgttttcacaTCTGTAATGTCACATTAATAAACATGAAAATGACTCATATGCTGATACCACTCACTAAATTTCAGCTGCGAATGTTGCAGCTTTACAGAAACAAAATCAGCAGATAAATAACAGAAAGTAAACATGCACATTTGAGTGTTTATTGCCTTTAAGCTCTGTAAAAGGTACCAGCAAAAAGCACACTAACTTGTCTGTCAGCAACAGGGATTTGCCCAAAGCCCCTTTCATTGGTTAGAGTGGAATAACAATTCCCAACCattcattttttcattatttgtttgcatgaaataaacaaacatagCCTACTATCAAAAACACATGTTAATAATAATTTctccaggggtccgtttcaggaaggaggtttaacaaactctgagtctaaccctgatctctgagttgtctcccatatcacactactagctgattgtcttattttgtttacaagttccagatggagtctggagatgatgtggggtagcctacttattgtttactgtttacatcttactttatacacttcaggctgttgcagctagctcaggggagagactggatgacactaggtggtacagcctgagacatgcacaataaaaaaattgccttctgcatttttgttatgcttttccctccattgtaccgaaccgaaccgtgatgtctgaaccgatccgtgacttcagtgtacagttccacccctagtacatacataactgatagactgggaagaaaaacgatactgCTCAAATAGGCTAGGTAGTTatatggaaatgaaaatgcatctatagtcggggcctcaatatcatctcccaaCGTAGTATGTTTAACtctgcgaagtaatacagcttcttcatcaacgggatcgtcgtcACAAGGAAATGTCATGTTCGgaacaaaaacgttttatagtctgcctaacatggttaataaaccaacactgttttttttattcatgcagataacacactgcgctaaaatgcgcctgatacagactgactgaatgaatgaatgaatgaggaaatgaaagagcgctgtgtcagagggaggagactgagagaaattcaaggtttcttgaagaaaacctgctcctgaccaggttaggttcacaggctcagttaccatagtaactgactctgaggttaagttacctctctttctgaaacgggctggagttacccctctcaCTCAGGTTTGATTatcctccctttctgaaacagaaaacccagagtttccctcatctcagagttaacaaactcagagttttcactaaacctgctctCTGAAACAGACTCCAGAACGTTCAAGGAAGAGGGGCTTCCTTGTATTTTTCAGTCTTGGAGGGTCTCTGGTTAGGAGAGTGAGGAGCGCCTCCACACCTCAGGATGTGCAGCTTTGCCATGATGTTCCTGAAGCAGTGATTTAACATGCTTCTGACAGCAGCTGAGGAGAAGTAGAAGATAAATGGATCCAGGCAGGCGTTGAAGGTGCTGGAGAGCAATGCCACGTCCCTCCAATCCTCACTCTCCTGAAGAACATACCCCACCACGTGGGAGGCGTTGTAAGGCCCAAAACAGACGGCGAAGACTATCAGCGTGCCGACCGCCAGACCAATGGCACGGAGCCTCCGGCGCCTGCCGATGTTTGGAAGACGGGACAGAATGCGGATGAAGTTGACGTAGCAGAAGCAACAGATGAAGAAGGGGACGCAGAAGAGAACGCAGAAGAGCTCCAGGCGGACTGGCAGCAGGATCTCGAGCTCGTCCTCTGCGAAATACAGGTAGCAGGTGAGAGGAGACTTGCTGGCGGTGCTGCCATTGCTGTTGTCAATGTCTGCACCTTTCCTCAACTGGGCGTACGGTATGATGTAGACGATGCTGAGGTTCAGAGAGGTCACCACCCAGAACATGATGCAGGCAAACACGGCGTAGCGAGGTCTACGACACACAGAATACCTGAGGGGGAAGGCCACCCCCAGGTAGCGCTCCACACTCACAGCTGTGAGGAGCAGGGTGCTGTTGTAGATGGTGACGAAGAACATAAAGCCAGTGAAGGGACACAGGGCGTAGGGCATCATCCACACCTTGTTGTCGAAGGCCTCCTTCATCTTAAACGGCAGGATAGCCAGGAAGATGAGGTCGGAGATGGTGAGGTTGAGGAGGAGGATGTCTATCGGGACTGCCTTGCGATGCACCTTGCGGCACAAGGTGCAGAATGCCAGGATGTTGGTGGGGACCCCCATCAGGAAGGTGAAGATGTAGACGGAAAGCAACAGCCAACTGTACACCATGGCAACTGCTCACACCAGGGATTCTCAGACTCTCTCAGACACTGGACGCAAGAAAACACGAATCATGATTCATAAAAGCAAAGCATTCAAGCCTGCTTTTGCTAAATAGTTAACATTTTAGAGACACATTCCCTCTTTTGAATGTCTGATTGAGAATAATCATCTAGCCTAATCAAATTTTCAAGAGGAAAGTTTGGTCTGGTATTGTCTCTTTGGATGGTGACGTCGGTCAACCCAACGCTTTGGTCaacactgaaatatctcaacaactgatGAATGGATGGCCATTAATTTTTTGTATCAGACATTCATGCTTCCAAAAGGATGAATCCAATTGAATTTGCTTATCCGCTGACTTGCTGACTTTTCCTGTGGTGCCACAACAAGGTTAATTTGTGGTTTGGAGTAagatgtctcaacaactatcaGACGGattgctatttcattttgtacagacagtCATGGCTCCCggaggatgaattgtaatcaggtaaaaattgtatttttgtattattgtcCTTTGCTTTGGTTTTTAACCAAATAACTGCAAAACAAacgacattcccatcagcctttgCTGTACTTAATGCTAATGATGAAATGTTAGCATCGTAACACACTTAATTAAGATAGTAAACCTGGCAAACATTATACCCGTtaaacatgttagcattgtcattgtgagcatgttagcatgcttaccACCTCTAGAATAATTTCCTGAAAGAAACCCTGCGTGTACAGCATACAAGcctcacatttacatttatctgaagattttcaaaagagattaTTCAGGAAAACCAACATCAGGTCAGATTCAAGTCCTCCTTAAAGGCAATGagtcctttcttcttttcttttgtagaaaacaaaattaaatagTAAAGACAAAAGGTGTTCCTAAAATTACCAGCCTACTAATTTACTACATTGAAACTATTGCAATTAAAGATGTAGAACTTCTGCTTCAAATAGCTGACAAACCAAACTGGTTGAAATAATCATCTTAAAAACGCCACATACTCTTTCAAATTAAATTCAGGGATTTAAATTGATAGATGCAAATTGACAACATTGACAGTACATAAATGAACACGAATCAGCCTTCAGTTGGTTATGGGGTTAAAGGATATgttattctatatatatatttgttttcttattgtcaacaaatcccatgaaaagaccaaaacaacaATGTCTTAGTCTGTCAATACTTCCCAACTTCTCtaccctgtctctgactgcttCACACTGAAGaagtacattaaaaaaatggtGACAAATACTTTatatgcatttctttaaaaaaggcTAAATTTCCTTAAACAACTGGGCACTATAGCGTTAAGCATACGGTATGCTACTTAAATAGGAGTACCGGTAAATTGTAAATATGTTGGGGACTACTTTGTGAGATCGACTAAAATAAACTAAAGTGTCCATTCATGATAATGAAGGGTCATATCACCCATTATAATGTTTGCTTTAAatgcattacattacaataaTGGAAGATTTGATTTCCTTacttaaatcttaaaaaatgggaaataaataTAGATGTACAGCTTTCATAAGTTACTTATAAGAAGTGTGACGAACTTACCTCTGTAAAGCTTGAAAAACCAGGCTCTCCATCACTGTGACTCTGACAGCATGCTTTGCCTCCTGGAAGCAGACTGTTTGATCACATCACAAGGCTGCTCTTAATATGCATGTCCTACTGAATATATCTGCTATCTCGCCTTCAATAGCGGAAAATGTAATAAGCTCCTGGACACAATCTTTGCTCTCCAAACATCATC
The Sander lucioperca isolate FBNREF2018 chromosome 14, SLUC_FBN_1.2, whole genome shotgun sequence genome window above contains:
- the LOC116047500 gene encoding free fatty acid receptor 3-like, coding for MVYSWLLLSVYIFTFLMGVPTNILAFCTLCRKVHRKAVPIDILLLNLTISDLIFLAILPFKMKEAFDNKVWMMPYALCPFTGFMFFVTIYNSTLLLTAVSVERYLGVAFPLRYSVCRRPRYAVFACIMFWVVTSLNLSIVYIIPYAQLRKGADIDNSNGSTASKSPLTCYLYFAEDELEILLPVRLELFCVLFCVPFFICCFCYVNFIRILSRLPNIGRRRRLRAIGLAVGTLIVFAVCFGPYNASHVVGYVLQESEDWRDVALLSSTFNACLDPFIFYFSSAAVRSMLNHCFRNIMAKLHILRCGGAPHSPNQRPSKTEKYKEAPLP